From Thermocladium sp. ECH_B, the proteins below share one genomic window:
- a CDS encoding ABC transporter permease, whose translation MSSQEKKEKRRGSGFRILGMSPSEISREFFSSNTGKVASALFIILVVVSIYSYFALPPNFGAMWNNPSYWKFNPVDAPPAWINYLTTQKLAPQAEITPPQSVVQYHGVTYITSTISVADPYTVPWQDIYVLFNGIPANASVALQLTIYRPDGSSITIGPLTPSGSYIDLASSPQVKDQILNFFSSNGQSVNLAPTQSAVPLLFQAYKNGKLTSLNGNYTIKLLATVFNAASVGSSPLSIIMRGNAYGLMGTDFEGHDLWEGLLAGFPIDLEIGIVSALITMVIAIVVGIMSGYFRGWIDEVLTRITDLVITLPAFPLLIVFSVLFAWSLWDAIIFLSILSWGGAARIIRSMIMQIREAQYIEGAKIVGARGSWILRNHILPQIMPYSLYLLVTSAPGAILTISALNFLNLAGSAYPTWGNLLYWADDTGALYAGMWWWVIPPGLLIAFVAVVFILIAIASEPVVNPRLRYG comes from the coding sequence ATGAGCAGCCAGGAAAAGAAGGAGAAGAGACGGGGCTCGGGCTTCAGGATTCTTGGAATGTCGCCAAGCGAGATAAGCAGAGAATTCTTCAGCAGCAATACAGGTAAGGTAGCATCGGCATTATTCATTATACTAGTTGTCGTATCTATATACTCCTACTTCGCTCTGCCTCCGAATTTCGGCGCGATGTGGAATAATCCATCCTATTGGAAATTTAATCCTGTTGATGCGCCGCCAGCTTGGATCAATTACTTAACTACGCAGAAGTTGGCTCCTCAAGCGGAGATTACTCCGCCTCAATCAGTGGTTCAGTACCATGGCGTAACATATATAACATCCACGATCAGCGTAGCGGATCCATATACCGTCCCGTGGCAGGATATATATGTGCTATTTAATGGCATACCAGCCAATGCATCAGTGGCTCTTCAATTAACTATATATAGGCCAGATGGCTCATCCATAACTATTGGACCATTAACTCCCTCAGGTAGTTATATTGATTTGGCCTCATCCCCGCAAGTGAAGGATCAAATACTCAACTTCTTCTCAAGCAACGGTCAATCAGTGAACCTAGCTCCAACCCAATCAGCAGTACCGCTCCTATTTCAAGCCTATAAGAATGGCAAATTAACATCGCTGAACGGTAATTACACAATAAAGCTGCTTGCCACCGTGTTTAATGCTGCAAGCGTTGGTTCTTCCCCATTATCCATAATAATGAGAGGTAATGCCTATGGCCTAATGGGTACGGACTTCGAGGGGCACGATTTATGGGAGGGATTACTGGCTGGTTTTCCAATTGATCTGGAAATAGGAATAGTATCGGCCTTAATAACTATGGTGATAGCCATAGTGGTGGGAATAATGTCGGGATACTTCAGGGGCTGGATAGATGAAGTTCTAACGAGGATAACCGACCTAGTCATAACTCTCCCCGCATTCCCTCTCCTAATAGTATTCTCAGTCCTCTTCGCTTGGAGTTTATGGGATGCAATAATATTCCTCTCCATATTATCGTGGGGAGGCGCGGCGAGGATAATTAGGTCAATGATAATGCAGATACGTGAAGCTCAATATATTGAAGGCGCAAAAATAGTAGGCGCTCGCGGCTCTTGGATTCTCAGGAATCATATACTTCCCCAAATCATGCCGTACTCCCTCTACTTGCTGGTGACTAGCGCGCCTGGCGCTATTTTGACTATTTCAGCATTGAATTTCTTGAACCTGGCCGGCAGCGCTTACCCCACGTGGGGTAATTTATTGTATTGGGCTGATGATACTGGTGCATTATATGCCGGGATGTGGTGGTGGGTGATTCCGCCCGGCTTATTGATAGCATTCGTGGCGGTAGTATTTATATTAATAGCAATAGCAAGCGAGCCCGTGGTTAATCCAAGGCTGAGGTATGGGTGA